TGTCATCAGCTTTGGCGAGAAGTTGAGTTGTCGATTCATGACGACTCTTTTGCAGGATGTGGTGAGTACTCACCTTGACTTGTGTGCTGCGCGAATTTCCAACCCCCTTGAAATACATGTATTTTTACAGTGTCGGgagctttgcttcttgtctttgttttatGGCACTGGCATGCATATTCCTTGGGGGAAATAATTTCTAGAGCTGCCATGCATTTGCTTGCACTGTTCAAACACTAACACCCAACTCAGGGAGTCGAATCTGAATACGTCGATCTCTGCGACGCATTCCACTATGACGCCGCAGGCCGTCTCGACGACAGATTCTACCGTACAGCTACTGAGGCTTTTACCCGCAAGATTGCTGCTTGTGAGAACCGCGTCCCGGTCGTCACTGGATTCTTTGGAAATGTCCCCGGCAGTCTCATCGACGGTGACATTGGCCGTGGCTACACCGATCTTTGCGCCGCCCTTCTCTCCGTGGGcgtcaaggctgaggaacTGCAAGTCTGGAAGGAGGTCGATGGTATCTTCTCAGCCGACCCCTCAAAGGTTCCCACAGCGCGCCTCCTCTCATCCATCACCCCCTCAGAAGCAGCTGAGTTGACTTTCTACGGCTCAGAGGTCATTCATCATCTTACCATGGACCAAGTTATCCGCGCCGAGCCTCCCATTCCTATTCGTATcaagaacgtcaagaacCCCCGTGGCAACGGCACCATTGTTGTTCCTGATCGTATGCGCTCTGCTAGCCATCAGCTTACTCGCGGTTCTCCCACCCCCAAGGCTGAGGCAGAACACCGAAAGCCCAAGCGTCCTACTGCCGTTACCATCAAGGACCATATCAGTGTCATCAACGTGCACTCTAACAAGAGATCCATCTCACACGGTTTCTTCGCTCGTGTCTTCTCTATTCTCAACCATTACTCCATCTCCGTCGATCTTATCTCTACCTCTGAGGTGCACGTTTCCATGGCCATTCATGCTAGCAGCCAGCAGGTCGAGGCTTTCGCTAATGCCGCCGCGGAGCTTGCTGATTGCGGTGATGTAAGTATTCTCACCGACATGGCAATTCTGAGTTTGGTTGGtgccgagatgaagaacatggtTGGTATTGCAGGACGCATGTTCTCTACTCTTGGAGAGCACAACGTCAACCTCGAGATGATTTCACAGGGTATGTATCTACTCCAACAACACGCATCTCCAAAAAAAATCTTGCTAACGTGGTTCAATAGGTGCTAGCGAGATCAACATCTCTTGTGTGATAAGTGCACGGGACGCTACTCGCGCTATGAACGTGTTGCATACCCATCTTTTCACTTTTCTCGAGTAAATGTCAAGTAAGAGGCGTATAGTATAGTGGGCACCTGCATGCGGTGGGAGTTGTTATTTTCGAGCTGTCGTACCGTGCCTTTTGGAATGGTTATTGGTTGATGTATTCCGTGGGCGTTTTTTGGAGTTTTGTTGGAAGGTAAGGCATAGAATAGGTAGTTGTACTGGTAGGGACGGAAAATGGTATTCCAACACTGAAAGATCTAGGAGACACTACGATATGATTTACTTAACAATTATAAATAAACATAACATATAACGATCAGTATCCTGCAAAATGGACATGATACAGGGTAAGCCTCTGTGTCTTGTTAGTGGATGTTTCATAGGTTCCATTCGCATTTAGCGGCGGGGATTACTGTTTGAATATCTACGGCACCTACAGTGCCGCTGTTGATGCGGGGCATTTGCAGATTGATACCCCTGTCAGAGCCAGAAACACGGACCGAGCTGTAGCTTCTGGTACATATAACATCACCCAACTTAAACCTGGTACATTATCTTTCAAATAACTCATTATTTCGAGTTCCCGCAACCCGATTCATCAGTCCAACCAAACAAACGGCGGAAACGACCCCTTATAAGCGACTCTCAAGCTCGATTGGTCGCCCAATGTCGGTGTCGCTTTATACGCAGAGTCCGGCTGCCACATGCTAGACTACATCTGGATGAATGGATTGAACGCCGGTTCATGGCATCGAACAAAACGCGGTCATCAAGCAACGACTACGAGGACAAAAGCGCCTGGGAGACGTGATTGAAGGCGCCACGCATCACACCAACCGAAAACACAGCACATACACCTTCCCCAACCATGTACAGGTCCAAAACGGGTGCTGCCAACCGGGGCAGCATCCTCAGCACTCTCAAAGCGACGGAGATGCTTGATACAAAAGCTAGTCTTCCTGCGGGTACGAATCATACTGCCTTGACGAAAGCAAGCTCCTGCGACTAACAAGATGGACAGAGATCTTGGTTGCTATCCTCGACTACCTCCCCGTCGCCGATCAAATGCGCTTTGCCCGGGTATCACACCGCATGCGAGATATGGTGTACGACGACACACGATGGGTTTCTAGGTTAAAGAGCATGGATTGCTGGGACGAGGTTGAGGCCCGACGTCGATTCGAAGAAGCAGTACGACGGAGACGAGAATCTGCCAACATCGCGGCCAAGCAGGCAAAAGGAATCGCAGTCCCTGCACAACCCACCGGAACAACAACACTATTCGATGCGTCGTTAGAAGAGGCCAAAAACCGTGCCGTGGCTGATATTCGTGATGGGTTCGAGACAATGGCGGTGGGGGCTTCGAGCGACCCCACTGAAGACCCGGCAGCATACTTGGATGTCTTCAAGAAAGTACGAAGTATTCGAGGCGGTGCAAGGCATGAGTATGGCAGGATTTATGGTGCATTGGCACCGTTCTACTTTGACCTTGCGCGGGCCAAGTCTCATGCCGACCCCATCATATTCCAGGCCTTCCGTGACCCAGAAAAACAAGCGCAAATGCTTGCCAACCTTAAGAGGTTTGGTCATAGCGATTGGTCTCCTGGTTGTCATGAGCGAGAGGAGAAACTATCGAGCATGATGGGTATCTTCGAAAGTGCGGTTCTTCGAGAGTTCGAGCAAGGTTATGAGTTTTGGGATGTGGATGGTCGAATGCATCGATATGCACATGTCCTGCATACTCTTGACGGCGCAACAGGAGGCGTAGACCTCTTTATTCATAAACACCCGATTTTCAACGACAATGAGGTACTGGTCATCAACGCTATGGATTGTCTTAACCAGGCAACGGAAGATGAAAGCATCATACTCGAACCCTCACGGCTGTTCTTTGAGATGATActtgccaaggtcaacgaACAAGCTTCAGTCATGGAACGCATCTTTCCCGAACCTGCGAACGTTTTTTGGAGTTTCGTAGAAAAGGTGAGGGAGGATATTATTATGGAGTATGCGACACCACTGTTCGATGAAGCCCATGAGCGAAGCATGGCCGCTTATCTCAAAGCTGTGTCCGGTGTCTTCGAGCAGACACTGCTCTTCTTTCAATCCCTTACACCCCCTGAAGGGTCAAAGAAAGATGTCAAagagatggccaaggagTTCTCATTGCGCGTCTTCGAACCGCATCTCGACCTATATCTCCAAGCTGAGTTGGACTTTTTCACGAACCATGCTGAAACGGAAGTCGCAAGTTGGGAGAAGAAACTTTCTGAACAGGATTCGACTATCGAGTCCTTTTACATGTCGAACATTAACCGATCGGCCGATAAGAAGGACTTTTTAAGCTCTTTCAAGaaagttgtcatgatgccCGTTACTGTCCTCCCCAGCTTCCCAAAGGGTTCCCCTTTCGCAATAAGCAAACCTTCAGCAGCAAAACCAGCCCGGCCGGCTTCTAAAGAGTTAAATGGCGCTGGGACACTAAGCCCCCAACCTTCACGGCCTGAGACCCCCAGCTTGGGAATCGAAGGCCGAGGAAGCCCCTTACCTGCTCAAGCCCCTACAGACGAACTCGCAGCCAAGGCAGCCATTATGGCGTCAAAGCTTGAGGGTATCAAGTCACTGTTCAGTATCGAAGTGGCGCTTAATCTGGTGCACGCTGCCAAAACCAGTCTTGGGCGTGCTTCGGTCTTTATTAGTCTTGGAGGACAAGCTGGAGGTGAGGCGCGAGAGCAATGCGCGACCATTTTCGTGGTGCTGCTCCGCATTCTAGGACAGAAACATGTCAAGACAGGGTTTGACATGGCTGTTGACCATCTGTCGCATTATAATCCAAGAGAGGTTAGCGACCATAACAAGGCGGGCGTGGCACCTCTTGTTACTTTTATCGAACTCGTCAACGTGGGAGATCTGATCTCACAGATGATTGACGTTTTCTACGAGCAACAACTCGCAACTCCCAAGATTGCTGACCGCAATGATTTCTTGGATCCAGCAGgcctggccaagaagaagtttgagcAAATGCTTGACGAGAGTGTCGCTGCTGGCTTGAACAAGGGTATTGATGTCCTGATGGATGAGGTTGAATACCTCCAGGGCACAACTCAACCGCCCACAGACTATAACCCTATTGACCCTTCCGCcccatcatcgtcctctgCATTCGGATCTGGCTTTAACATCGGTTCCAGCACCGTCGTCGAGAAACCAGCTGCACCCGCTGCAGAGCCTGATATCGGCCCTACAGCCACAGCTAAACGTATTGTCGAGCTTGTATCATCACACACGAAAATGCTGGTCGGTACGACGGATAAGTCTATGCTTGATGTTTTCAACGGCGAGGTCGGCTTGCGCCTCTTTACAGCCATCTGCAAACATCTTAAGCGTCAACGCATCAGTACCGAGGGCGCAATCACCCTCATCGCTGATATGAATATCTATTATGAGTACATTAGAACTCTGCGCAACCCAGACCTGCTCGCCTACTTTGCCGCCCTGCGCGAGCTAAGTCAaatcttcctcatcgatcCTCGGCACGCGCGCGAGATGGCCACTGTCATTGCGGACGGCGACCGTTTCGGTGGAGTGTTTCGTGCCGAGGAAGTCTACGAATATGCGCAGAGACGAGCGGATTGGTACCAGGTTAGAAAGAGCGTCGAGAGAGCTATGTACGGACTTGAGTGTATACTCATGTAAGACTTGGAGTAGATACTGTTTGTCTGGATATATTTACGAGGTAAAAAATGTCGATGTTATGAAGAtatgtcaaggatgaagcaTTTGGTTGGGATATCCATAGTCTCAAATTTATGAGTATGAACTGAACTGATCCGAAGTGTCTAATAAAAATTCCCATTTTGTATCATGATAACTGTACTGTTTACTAGATGTCGCATATTGCTCTTCATACTCTTGTACAAAACCAGACGCCAAAGAATGCCCACGAAGTTCATGCCATATGCTCTTACACCTATTATATCCGCGCTAAATCTGCCTGTCTTTAGTTCATGCCGCCAAAGTCGAGCTTGCGAGCAACCTTGGACCCTCTATCATCGTCAATTACGCCTGGACGCCGCTTGAGATCAGCGCCCATTTTATCGTCAGCTCCTGTGCCGCCTTTTCGGGGAAGGTCTTGCTTGCGCGTGGGCTTTGGCTCGGAGTGCCACCAAGGATGCTCGAGCATACCACGGGCGGTGATGCGCTTCTTTGggtcaaggatgagagtcTTCATGAGCAAGTCTACGCCATCAGAACCGACCGTGCCGAAGCGCATCTCGTACCAGTCCTTCCCGCGCACAGGGTGTTTTTCGGGGACAGCATAGCCAGAAAGCTTAGTGACGCCAGGCCAATTGTCGTCCGTTGGGGTGCCAACGAGCTCGCAAACGAGGCGGACCTGGTCGAGATCTGTATTGCCAGGCATATAGGGCGCACGCATGATGAGCTCGGCAAAGACGGCGCCAACGGACCAGACGTCAACGGCGCCGCTGTAGTGCTTTGCGTCAAAGAGAAGCTCGGGAGGTCGGTACCAACGGGTGATGACGCGCGAGGACATTAGCTGATGGGGGTCGGCGAAGCTGCGCGCAAGACCAAAATCGGCAAGCTTAACCTCGCCGTCATCCGCGATCAACAAGTTGTTTGGCTTGATATCACGATGGAGCACAAAGTTTTCGTGGCAGAACCAGACAGCACGAGTGAGCATGCCCATCCAAGTCTTGATATCTGCAGCACCGTAGCGGACGGATTCGGTATCGCGGATGAGCATTTCCAGGTCGCCTAGAGGCAGGTATTCGAgaacgaggttgaggttCTGGtccttggaagagaagacggAAAGGAGGGAGATGATATTTGGGTGGGAAAGCTCTTGGAGGTGCTTTAATTCGCGGACGGCGTCGGGGGCCATGCCTTCGTCGTATTCTTTCTggaccttgatcttcttgatggcgacgaGGGTGGTGGGCTTTGAGCGGAGGTGGCCCAGAAAGACAACGGCGTAGGTACCTTCACCTAGCTTCTTGCCTAGACACTGTTAAAATAAAGTTGCGCAACCTATCAAATGTGCCGTACCCTTTACATATTTGCGCTTCTCTTCGTCGTTCATTTGCTCAGCGAGATCGAGTGTGGTGGGAATGCTCGTTGGCGCAGGCGCAGAAGTAACAGGAGGCATTGGCGTTCcattggaagaagaggtttGCGAAGTGACATTCTTAAGAGGTGAAGAGATCGCGCGCCCGAGGGTTTGCGCCTGAGCGGCTTCAACCGTATGTGTTACGACTGGTGAACCCGCCATGTTGGATGAAGAACAAAGCGACTATCGAGGAGTTGGTGTGAGGAGCTGGAATAGCCAGCTGCAGTACTATTGGGGACCTTTACGAGGGTGCTAGATCGCGAGATGGTCCTAGGCGGCTGGATAGGTGGTGGCGCGTCGATGCGCACTAAAGATGAACGTGATTCAGTGTTTAACGTTGACTTTGTAAAGTCGAGTTGATGTTTAGTCGTTTGGAGGAAGCTGGATGCAAGCTTATCGTTATCGGGAATTTGAGATCGGAACATCGGAGCTTGGGATGCCGACTCATGTACGTACCTCTACCTCTCGACTTACACGTTCAACGTCAAACctacatcttcttcttcatcacctcACCAACATTGAAATCGCGAGAATGCTGGACTCGTGTCGCGTTTAGCTACGTGATCGCGCTGTAACTCGGAGACCGTTTTGCCTAGCAACAGGTGGCAAGATGCCACAGCCCCTTCGGCCTCTCTTCGAAGCCTATACTTATGCCACTGATAGAGCAAAGTTGCTCTCCACGAGTCACGAGAAAGGATTACTGGGCATATGATCGAACATTTGCGCCCCCGATACTTTGATCATGCTTCTCGGGCGTTTTACTTATCATCGCCACCTCACAAAAGCTTCAATAAGGAGGTGCCGTGAGGGGATAACTCAAAGGAAAGCCTCAGAATGCCTGTTGTTGTAGAAACTCGAACCATAACGCGGTTCACACTTTGACGGGGATGAGCGTGTGCTCAAAAGGACACGTTTTAATTGATGGTATCGCCGGTACTTTTTTCAGAGCAGCAGGTCATCGCCTCCAAAAGGCTGACCATGGATCAAGTTCCAACCATTGAGGCTTCATGGGCAAATGTCGATGATTCTTTGATGATAGCTCAGATACAGATTCGATAAGAAGAGGAGGTGACTGTAGAGAAGATGGTGGTATTTAAGATTGCATTTGggccttcatcttggtctAATTCAAGTCATCGGCATCAATCTTCATTTCATAGACCCTGATTACACATTTTTTGCATCATTTCATTGTTCCTGAAGTCTTTTTCAAATGAGACTTTCCCTGCCTTTCGTTGCGCTTTGCGCAAttcctgctgctgttggcATAGCCATTCCTGACAGCGCCAAGGAGGTTGGCAAAAGCGACTACAAGCATCACGGCGAGCATTACCATGGAGTACACAAGTACCATCATGGAGAGCACAAGCATAAGCACAAGCATCTTCACCCCCATGAGCATATCCACCATGTCCATCATAAGCATCCTATCAAGCCTTGCCATATCCTCACCAAGGAGCGAGTTTGCAGGGACTTCCATAAACTCACCGACGAGGTCGAGAAGGTGATCCATGTTGTTCAGACTAAGGATTGTGACAACGACGAGTCCTGCTGGAGTGTACGTTCAGTTAATTACTTTGGTCAAGTATTTGACAGCTCTAACGTGTGAATTATAGGGGGTCGTCTATCACATCTACAAGCTCGAGCATCACCTTGATACCTATGACAAGGAGATTGATTATACTACACTCAAGAAGTGTTTCAGCTGTGGTCAAGAGTCTTATGTCGTTGACTGCTACCTTGGCGTACGTTTTTGTTCTCgactgttgagaagattgtGCTAATGCTTTGATAGTATGCTGATGCCCTGATCCGCCTTCTCAAGGTACTCAAGCACAAGACCAAGCACCTTGAGGGTGAGGTTGATCGCCCCGTCCTTACTTCTATTAACAGTCTTCGATCTGCCAACTACGTGAGTGAGCCCCTGTCGGTTCTTCTTCCCATTTGTACTTACACAATTGTTAGGCCCTGACTTATGAGATCGGTCGCCGCATCAGCTGCAAGAAAgacctcaagatcatcatggAGAAACAGGGTGCCGACGATGGCAGCACCAAGGGTAGCGTCCAGCAAGCCTTTAGCAAGTTCATCTACACTCCTCTGATCACTGGTGACGActttgagaacaagggtTCCTACGGTGATCCCCGAGAGAAGGGGTACGAAGGAAAGAGCTACaacaaggatgtcaaggtcTTTAAGCACCACCACGAGCATCACCATGGTCATCATCACGGTCACAAGCATGGTCATGGCCATCTTCATGCTCATGAGCATGGACACAAGCACGGCCACATTTACCACAAGTACCATCATGACGAGTAcaagcatgatgatggctaCAAGCATGACAACAAGCATAAGGACGACGAATACAAGCATGATGAGTACAAGCATGATGAGTACAACCACGACGATGGCTACAAGCATGATGAGTACAACCACGACGATGGCTACAAGCATGATGAGTACAAGCATGACAAGCCTCACTACCACCGTCTTTCTGTCCGTAACTACCGAGATCCTCAATTcgttgacaaggacaattACTCACTGGAACCCAGTAACGATCAGTACGTCCGCAACCCCTATGGTGCCTACCGCAACatggagagggagaaggagTGGAGGGATAgagaggatgaggaggaggagagagcAAAAGATCTGGAGTGGTTTCGTCGAGAAAACATGAGGGTTTATGCTGAGGCCTGGCCAAGGGGACCCGCGCCATTCCCACCGAAGTGGCATTCACCAAACCGCAGTCCTTACAACCATTACAACGGTAACCGTCGCTGGGAATAAGTCTTTGATTCATAATGCTGTTGTAACTAGTTACCCACTATGCAGTCTGACTCTTACAGTTGCAGCGCCTACTTACTGTACTGGAGACTTTTAGTTAACGTTGGACTGTTTGAATGTTACAAGTTTATTATGATTGGATATCGATTGACTCAAGAGCAGCGCTTGTAACGTGTTGCTCATGATTCGTGCAGAGATTATAAACAAAGCGATTAGAAATAGAAGCTGAAAGGGTGTAGACGGGCTCCACATGTCGACGTCGTTGGCTGAGGCTTATTTTGGGCTGTGACGATGTCTCATGATGTAACTGGCTGATGATGTCATTTTCCtgtcgtttcttttttctctttttcgtCTCTCTATTCTCTCTTTACTACCCAAGTCGTGATTACAAAGGATCAGACTACATACAAAGACCTAGTCTTAATGGGGAATTTAATCTTAGCGACAAACACTTGAATAGGTAAtcatcttttcttctattCTTCTGCGCCACAAGATCTGTTGTAGCAATTGAACTGCCGCGTCACCCCTGCATCGCCGCGTCAATGCCAAGTAACACCATTAACAGGTCATCAAAACCACAGCCATTCTTGGCCACTTCGTGATTAGGTACTGTGACTGCGTGTGATAGCAAGGCTGAGGAAAAAGTTACCGGGTTCATATCCCGGAGATTTGAAGAGGGAAGCGCCCCGCGGACCAGTCCGAGGACCCGAGATCTCTCAGTTATGTCACTACCATCCTCTCAGCCTCTCTACAGTGGAGTTTTATGTATGACGATCATATAGCTAGGGGACTAAAACATTATCACTAGTCTAGTGCCGAAGCAAGGGGAGGGCGAAAAAGCTTGGAATTAACTAGGGACGACCCCGAGTTGCGTAACAGGGACCCATAACATTGCCAAGTATTATAACACCATTAATACCCATGCACGTAACATTGATTTATTCCTTTTTATAACatttttctctttctctttaTTTCTTCGCTTCAATTTATTCTGGTTTGTAGCCGAGCACTGTAGCGCGACTGCTCGCCGTATACAGTACTGAACTGATCAACTCTTGACCGTCATATCAGCCGACTTTtaccaaaacaccaagaatTACATCACCA
This is a stretch of genomic DNA from Fusarium graminearum PH-1 chromosome 4, whole genome shotgun sequence. It encodes these proteins:
- a CDS encoding aspartokinase, with the translated sequence MGSLSYNNSPDLGWVVQKFGGTSVGKFPDKIAKDIVSMLCEKHRQEGRGLLAVYVKLRGVGAAICSDEEQQNELVEQARGLMLDICNDHVFAAESFIKDQNLRETLIQTVKDECQELVEYIVAAKRFNLEINSRAKDRVISFGEKLSCRFMTTLLQDVVSTHLDLCAARISNPLEIHGVESEYVDLCDAFHYDAAGRLDDRFYRTATEAFTRKIAACENRVPVVTGFFGNVPGSLIDGDIGRGYTDLCAALLSVGVKAEELQVWKEVDGIFSADPSKVPTARLLSSITPSEAAELTFYGSEVIHHLTMDQVIRAEPPIPIRIKNVKNPRGNGTIVVPDRMRSASHQLTRGSPTPKAEAEHRKPKRPTAVTIKDHISVINVHSNKRSISHGFFARVFSILNHYSISVDLISTSEVHVSMAIHASSQQVEAFANAAAELADCGDVSILTDMAILSLVGAEMKNMVGIAGRMFSTLGEHNVNLEMISQGASEINISCVISARDATRAMNVLHTHLFTFLE